One stretch of Chitinophaga pendula DNA includes these proteins:
- a CDS encoding RNA polymerase sigma factor produces the protein MDKLAHYRALENIEVHNEHILLKRLSEGDEAAFSTLFHQYRDKIYTIAYGLSKSATTAEEIVQDVFMKIWLKRASLAATASFKDYLFIVTRNQVFNLLKRQAAHTALTNTLYQEHIASLPAPDTLMEHKAYRNLLQQAIAQLSPQQQQVYRLTKEQGLKREEVALQLGLSPETVKVHLAKAMRSIRAYCLSRIDIFTGLILLYFQQRK, from the coding sequence GTGGATAAATTAGCGCATTATAGAGCATTGGAGAATATTGAGGTACATAATGAGCATATACTATTAAAAAGGCTGTCTGAAGGGGATGAAGCTGCTTTCTCTACCCTCTTCCATCAATACCGGGACAAGATCTATACAATAGCTTACGGACTCAGTAAATCTGCTACCACAGCAGAAGAGATCGTACAGGACGTCTTTATGAAGATCTGGCTCAAAAGAGCCTCCCTGGCAGCCACCGCTTCCTTTAAAGATTACCTCTTCATCGTCACCCGTAATCAGGTGTTCAACCTGCTCAAACGCCAGGCTGCTCACACCGCATTGACAAATACACTGTATCAGGAGCATATCGCTTCCCTCCCCGCTCCGGACACACTGATGGAGCATAAAGCATACCGCAACCTCCTGCAACAGGCCATCGCACAGCTCTCTCCACAACAACAGCAGGTATACCGCCTCACCAAAGAACAAGGACTCAAAAGAGAAGAAGTCGCGCTGCAACTGGGCCTGTCACCGGAGACCGTCAAAGTCCACCTGGCCAAAGCCATGCGATCCATTCGGGCATACTGTCTCTCCCGGATCGATATATTCACCGGTTTGATACTCCTCTATTTCCAACAACGGAAATAA
- a CDS encoding alpha-L-fucosidase, with amino-acid sequence MQTIGWIAALLLGIATTTFAQVKPLPLPTLQQQFVNLRFGMFIHFNIPTFMDEDWADPEASPSLFNPTKLNTAQWADAAKAANMSYGCLTTKHHSGFCIWDTKTTDYNVMNSPLKRDVVKEYTDAFRAKGLKVMLYYSILDTHHKLRPGYITRSHIDMIRAQLTELLTKYGEITALIIDGWDAPWSRISYDDVPFEELYGLIKSIQPNCLVMDLNAAKYPAEELFYTDIKSYEQGAGQHISTSTNQLPALACLPLNSAWFWKTTFPTAPVKDPVKLVDETIIPYNKAYCNFILNVAPNREGLVDDNAVAALKAIGDRWKPTGKGVKLPTPTPPVISTNLAKFKPANSSWSYDMNIMDFANDDDFRSTWQSHSRVKQPWLEIDLDKEQGFNLITIVEDKARIKKYKLEYFADGRWFALPAGTDKGRVKVHRFPRVWGNKVRLTVDSFDTPPAIAELGVYNEKK; translated from the coding sequence ATGCAGACCATTGGCTGGATCGCCGCTTTATTGTTAGGGATCGCCACTACGACTTTTGCTCAGGTAAAGCCGTTGCCCTTACCTACTTTGCAACAGCAATTTGTGAACCTGCGCTTCGGCATGTTCATCCATTTTAACATCCCGACCTTTATGGATGAGGACTGGGCGGACCCGGAGGCTTCTCCTTCCCTCTTCAACCCGACCAAACTCAATACGGCACAGTGGGCAGATGCTGCCAAAGCTGCCAATATGAGTTATGGCTGTCTGACCACCAAACACCATAGCGGTTTTTGTATTTGGGATACCAAAACGACAGACTACAATGTGATGAATAGTCCGCTGAAGCGGGATGTGGTAAAGGAGTATACAGACGCTTTCCGTGCCAAAGGGCTGAAGGTGATGTTGTACTACTCCATCTTGGACACACATCATAAGTTGCGTCCGGGTTATATCACCCGCTCGCATATCGATATGATCCGTGCACAGCTGACTGAGTTACTTACAAAATATGGGGAGATCACCGCGCTGATCATCGACGGCTGGGATGCTCCCTGGTCCCGTATCTCTTACGATGACGTACCTTTTGAGGAGCTTTACGGCCTGATCAAATCCATACAACCTAACTGCCTGGTGATGGACCTCAACGCCGCTAAATACCCGGCGGAAGAACTATTCTATACGGATATCAAATCGTACGAGCAAGGTGCGGGTCAGCACATCTCCACCAGCACCAACCAGTTGCCGGCATTGGCTTGTCTGCCGCTGAACAGTGCCTGGTTCTGGAAGACCACCTTCCCGACGGCTCCCGTAAAAGATCCTGTCAAACTGGTAGATGAGACCATCATCCCCTACAACAAAGCGTACTGCAACTTCATCCTCAACGTAGCCCCTAACCGGGAAGGATTAGTCGATGACAATGCCGTAGCGGCTCTTAAAGCGATCGGAGACCGTTGGAAACCTACCGGCAAAGGCGTTAAACTGCCTACCCCCACCCCACCGGTGATCTCTACCAACCTGGCGAAATTCAAACCCGCCAACTCCAGCTGGAGCTATGATATGAACATCATGGACTTTGCCAACGATGACGACTTCCGCAGCACCTGGCAGTCCCATAGCCGTGTTAAACAGCCCTGGCTGGAGATTGACCTTGACAAAGAGCAAGGCTTTAACCTCATCACCATCGTGGAAGATAAAGCCCGTATCAAAAAGTATAAACTGGAATATTTTGCGGATGGCCGCTGGTTCGCCTTGCCGGCAGGTACGGATAAAGGACGTGTGAAAGTACACCGCTTCCCGAGAGTGTGGGGTAACAAAGTAAGATTGACCGTAGATAGTTTTGATACGCCGCCTGCCATCGCAGAACTAGGTGTTTATAACGAGAAGAAATAA